Proteins from a single region of Macrotis lagotis isolate mMagLag1 chromosome 2, bilby.v1.9.chrom.fasta, whole genome shotgun sequence:
- the YIPF1 gene encoding protein YIPF1, translating to MAAVDDLKFEEFGDSANLLPAPQDDTVVTIEEPSQKPPTPRGLPRGSGREEDEELLGNSDSDKTELLAGQKRSSPFWTFEYYQTFFDVDTHQVFDRIKGSVLPIPGRNFVRLHIRSNPDLYGPFWICATLVFAIAISGNLSNFLIHFGDKTFHYVPEFRKVSIAATAIYAYAWLVPLGLWGFLLWRNSKVMSIVSYSFLEIVCVYGYSLFIYIPTAILWIIPQKAVRWILVMVALGLSGSVLVMTFWPAVRDDNRRIAIATIVTIVLLHTLLSVGCLAYFFDAPELAYPPVVTSAPIQKHMTATIGATSSLVAG from the exons ATGGCAGCTGTCGATGACCTGAAATTTGAAG AATTTGGCGATTCGGCCAATCTGCTGCCAGCCCCCCAGGATGACACAGTAGTGACCATTGAGGAGCCCAGTCAGAAGCCCCCAACCCCTAGGGGCCTCCCAAGAGGTTCTGGaagggaagaagatgaagaacTCCTGGGCAACAGTGACTCTGATAAAACAGAG CTCCTGGCAGGACAGAAGAGAAGCTCTCCCTTCTGGACGTTCGAGTATTACCAGACCTTCTTTGATGTGGACACACACCAG GTGTTTGACAGGATAAAAGGCTCGGTTCTGCCTATCCCTGGGAGAAACTTTGTCAGGCTTCATATTCGAAGCAATCCGGATCTCTATG GACCCTTCTGGATATGTGCTACCCTGGTCTTTGCCATCGCCATCAGTGGGAATCTCTCCAACTTCCTCATCCACTTCGGGGACAAAACTTTCCATTATGTACCAGAGTTCCGGAAAG TGTCCATCGCAGCTACAGCCATCTACGCCTATGCCTGGCTGGTCCCTCTCGGCCTCTGGGGTTTTCTTCTGTGGAGAAACAGCAAAGTGATGAGCATAGTCTCTTACTCGTTCCtggagattgtgtgtgtgtacGGCTACTCACTCTTCATCTACATCCCCACGGCG ATCCTGTGGATTATTCCCCAGAAGGCTGTACGCTGGATCCTGGTCATGGTGGCCCTGGGCCTCTCGGGCTCTGTCTTGGTGATGACGTTCTGGCCCGCGGTCCGTGATGATAACCGAAGGATCGCCATTGCCACCATTGTGACCATCGTCCTTCTCCACACCCTCCTGTCTGTGGGCTGCTTG gCATACTTCTTTGACGCCCCTGAGCTGGCTTATCCTCCCGTGGTTACCTCTGCTCCTATTCAGAAGCATATGACTGCAACAATCGGAGCTACTTCGAGCCTGGTGGCTGGGTGA